A section of the Serratia liquefaciens ATCC 27592 genome encodes:
- a CDS encoding amino acid ABC transporter permease, whose translation MNLQQLSDWLLAPQYLSWLWDGFLLTLWLSACASLAATLLGFLLTAMRDSRLRVLRWLAVGYSSLFRNTPLLVQLFFWYFAAGQILPSAAMQWLNTPHHIGPLEWPSFEFLAGFFGLTLYSTAFIAEEIRSGIRGVASGQKYAANALGLTGWQAMRYVVLPQALKIAMPPLLGQYMNVIKNSSLTMAIGVAELSYASRQVETETLRTFQAFGVATVLYIAIIALLEGWGMWRQQRKPLGGH comes from the coding sequence ATGAATCTGCAACAACTCTCAGACTGGCTGCTGGCGCCGCAGTATCTGAGCTGGTTATGGGATGGCTTCCTGCTGACGCTGTGGCTTTCCGCCTGTGCGAGCCTGGCAGCCACGCTGTTGGGATTTTTACTGACGGCGATGCGCGACAGCCGCCTGAGGGTGCTGCGCTGGCTGGCGGTCGGTTACAGCTCATTGTTTCGCAATACGCCGCTGCTGGTGCAGCTGTTCTTCTGGTATTTCGCCGCCGGGCAGATTTTGCCGTCTGCCGCCATGCAGTGGCTGAATACGCCACACCACATCGGCCCGCTTGAGTGGCCCTCATTTGAATTTCTGGCCGGTTTCTTCGGCCTGACGCTTTACTCCACCGCTTTTATCGCTGAAGAGATCCGCTCCGGCATCCGTGGTGTCGCCAGCGGACAAAAGTACGCCGCCAACGCGCTGGGGCTGACCGGATGGCAGGCCATGCGTTATGTGGTCCTGCCGCAGGCGCTGAAAATTGCCATGCCGCCGCTACTGGGCCAATACATGAACGTAATAAAAAACTCCTCGCTGACCATGGCGATCGGCGTCGCTGAACTTTCCTATGCTTCGCGTCAGGTAGAAACCGAGACGCTACGCACCTTCCAGGCCTTTGGCGTGGCGACGGTATTGTATATCGCCATCATTGCGCTATTGGAAGGCTGGGGCATGTGGCGGCAGCAGCGTAAACCGCTGGGAGGACATTAA